From the Gossypium hirsutum isolate 1008001.06 chromosome A02, Gossypium_hirsutum_v2.1, whole genome shotgun sequence genome, the window tgaaaaattcgataattaaaccaaattttaattgaaaaccaACAATCTAATTAActagatattttttttatttttaaatattttaagaattaaTCATTTAGTTTAAATTCAATTGGTACAAAAATTCATATTCAAATCCCACTAAGTTAAGCCGGACCGGGTTTATGCAAgagtaaattgtaatttttttacgaGGAAAACGAAAAGGTGAAAAAAGCAAGTTTTCAACAAACAAAACCGTCCATTCATTTAACCGttaaaaactatttatttatttttatttaaacggAAAGTAGGAAAAAGAAAACGTAGCAAAACAATAACTCACCCGCAGACCGCAGTGGTGCGCGCGTGAGGATTTTGGTTGGAGGATGTCAATGGCAACTCTGATAAACCCCGCGATCCCTTCTTCACCTTCTCGTCGCTTCTCCATTCCCTTAACTAACCCTAATTCTCACTTCGTTAAAGCTCCTTCGCTCCTTCGTTGCGTTAGGTATATACTTCAAAATTagctctttcaatttcttttcaccAGTAATTAActctatattttttttgttgggGTAAGTTTTTTAATCAATGTTTGTTTTGATTTTAGGAAGAATGGTGAAATCAATGGCTTATCTAGAACTCCACCGCCGATGGAGTgagcttctctttttttttcctcatttttgttgaatttataatatttatttggtgaattaaatattttttcatcttcatttttaGTAATGGAGGTGAAGATGATGCCGAAACGTCACtggtaattttttaattacttgCTCCTTTTTTTTTATTCGTATTTGTATGAAAAATTGTAATGGCGATTTAAATATTAAGTTGGAGGTTGAAGTGAAATTGTTGATTTTGTTAGTTAAATTTTGTGAACATTATTTTAATTAGtaatttgatttttgaagatTTGTCTGTTAATACAAaggtttaaatatattattttctaaatagGAAGAGTCATCCAATGTTGAGCTGGAATCAAAGAATAATGAGATATGGCGATTATTCAAGGAAGCTCAACAGAGTAAGTCTTCATTTGAcggaaaaaaatgataaaatttccttTGTTTACTTTTATTAAGTGTATTTTTGTGTGTTATTTCAgatattttgtatttgaataaACAACGGGTGAAGGCTGTTGATGAGCTGAACAAAGCAAAGAGGGAGAAGCAATTATTGCTTAATAAGATAGAGCAATtggagaaagaaaacaaaagagttagTGGGAAAGGTGAATTTCGAACTTGGCTTATTGTATTTGCAACCGTTAGTTATGGGTTTATTGTAGTTTCATAGAAAGTTTACAAACTTTGAGTGTGTCTAGTTTGCTCATTTTAGTGTTTCAACAAGAAATATATACTtgagaaatatatatttaagCTGAATTTGGTTATTGCCAAAATGATAATGCTGTTGCTAGTATGTCCTATATTCCTTTAGGGCTACTTTCATACATCTCAAATATGTTTGAGCTGTCAAAACTTGGGTGTTTATGATGATACTTGAGAATGCCTTTCAAGACGGGATGCCTTTGGTTAGTTAGTGTAGGAGGCTTaatgttctttttttattttggccATCCACGTGGAATTATTATCCAATCATTGCCATTTGTGATGTTGCAAAGGCATCAGCCATGTTTGTTTTGCCTGAGAGGGATAAAAGTTTATATGATTTATGTTGgtcaacattttaatttctttggaCTTCTATAGATGAGGATAATGTGTTTTTAGTATAGTAATTCTTGAGTGTAAGCTAATTACCAGTTCAAGTTCAACAATGAGATTTTGATATGTCCTGTTTTCACCAGATAATCTAGTTGTGTGCTGGGAACtgttacttcggatagattcaaTGGTCCTTGGTGGAATGGTTAGCACTGAAGAGGCATCTAAATTGAGAAGGATGGTCATAGATAGTAAAGTTAGTCTAGTGGATGTATTCTCAGGTTTGCTGCAGCAAAGAGATGCTGAACTTCTCACAGAACTCCGCCACTTCTCTGAAGGAAGCAAAAGGTAGAACTGGCCTGTGGAAGTTACAATAAATTTACTCTGACATGGTGAACACAAAAACTTGGCAGTTTTATAACCATACTCTGGTGCAGTGTAAAAGTCCTGGATCCTTTTTCTCTATCTGTTTTATGAAACTTGGGATTATTAATTGGTTCTTTTGATTTCTCTGGTTTAATGTCTTCAACTACGTCAAAAGTAATTCTTTTGATAGAAAATCCAAGGTACTTAACATTAGGTGAATAATGAAGGCATCATCTGAGCTATGCCACCATTCTTTTCTTATTGACAAAATCTTAATCCATGACTGGGGTTTCTGCATTCTTGCCAAGAAGCTCATTTGTGTTTTTccacaatcataaatctttacTTTTTATTACCTATGCATGATGTTGATTctaccttcttcttcttttttttttttttgcaaaattgcTTTTCCAGTTATATTTTTTTCCTCCTCTTCTAAAATAAATCAATTTGTTATTAACACAGGAAAGGTTATCACGTCATTCACATATGTACTGAAATGGAACCGTTGATCTCAGTAGGGCCCTTAGCACCATACATAACTGGCTTATCTCGTGCGCTGCAAAGAAAGGGTCATTTGGTGGAAGTTATTTTGCCAAAGTAATGGAACTTGTCTCTTTTATTCATTGAAGGTGCTTTGTCATTATGTAGCTATCTAGACCTCATTTTGTCATAttaatttaggaattttatgAATGCCATTTATATGGCTTACATTCCAGGGGAAAGTGAAAGAAAGATCTTGATGGTAATAATTCATGAGACATGCTTCCGACTTAGCAATTTTCTTCCTTTCTCCGGAATCAGATTGAcctttatgtttaattttatgaacTTTGATATATGGTTAAACTATTTATAGGTTAGTAAACCTTAAGGTACATGTCTTgattattttactaaaaaataagaCAGGAAATCTCTATTCCTCCCCTTAGCTATGCCTATTTTCATGCAAGCACACAGACATAAACTGTTTTACCTGTTAATCTATGAGAAGAGTATACAAGTGCCTGATTTATGCCTTCCCCCAATAGCTTGTATGTGTAGAGATATGCCAGATTGTTCTGCTGCTGACGGCATTCCAACCATTAATTCGGTTATGAAGcttttttctaaaatattgaCACAAAGGAGATTGCTGTTTGGTTAGGTATGCTAGTCTTGACCTAGATGAGGTTCAGGGGTTGCGAGAAATTGAGGCAGActcttattctttctttaatgGACAACTGCATGGAAACAGAATCTGGACTGGGTGAGTCTGGTTATATTCTTTATGCTAAGAGTAGGGATTCAgttataaaatggaaaaaaaatgcaATGTCAATTTCTGATTGCTTTTCCTTTTGGCTAGTTTCAACTGCAGGGGAGTTAGAAGTTTTTCCAGtctaatttatcaaaaaaattaattgatatatTTTCTACCTATTATCCAGGGTTGTCCGTGGCATTGGAGTTACTTTTATTCAACCTttatatttttcatcttttttcaaCCGAGATGGGATATATGAACATCCAGACGACTTTGAACGGTGAGTCCACTTGTCTCACAACTTGTTTTTTATTGTccattttgtttcttattttgactattttatatatatggatAATAGTGTGTACAGGCAGTGTTCTGGTCAGACATAGGCACATCAGAGCatgagttaaaataaataaagtaaaaaaaaaaaaaagtttgaagtgCTAGGGATGGTAATCGAGTGATGAGATTGACTGGAGAAGTGCTGTTGCACATCCTGCAATTTAGGTGCAATGCTTACTGAATCTTGTAAAGATACATGGTGAGAAGAATCTGCTTGTATGTCTGGTATCTGTAGCACCTGCTCTAAGAGGTAGCATGAGTTGGTTCGTGCTTCATTGTACTGGAATTTGAGATATGAGGTGCAGTTTCGAGAGGTGCATAAATTTTGCACAAAATAACCTTAATGATTCAGATTGAATGCTAAAGCTATTGGTGACATAATATTTGTTGAACTTCCAATCTAAAAGGACtgtttattttttacaagagATTGTTCATGAAAAGAAGATGATAGACCTGTATCACTTTCATTTCCACCGtgactgatttttttttatcaaactatGACTGTGTAAAAAAAGTCTGTGTTGCACAGTTTGAGTTAGCTCAATTTCTGAATAAATCAATTGACATTCTAAATCATTTTTAGTGGACTACTCTTTTGCACTTATAGTATGAATTTGTTTTGAGTAATTTCATTAGAATTTTCCTACTTAACTTGTCgtatcatatattcatatcaatttgtGGATTGTTTCATGATGGTTTATCCATTTTATGCATTCAGATTTACCTATTTCTCTCGTGCTTCATTGGATTATATAGCCAAATCCGGAAAGCAACCTG encodes:
- the LOC107935278 gene encoding probable starch synthase 4, chloroplastic/amyloplastic isoform X2, which translates into the protein MSMATLINPAIPSSPSRRFSIPLTNPNSHFVKAPSLLRCVRKNGEINGLSRTPPPMDNGGEDDAETSLEESSNVELESKNNEIWRLFKEAQQNILYLNKQRVKAVDELNKAKREKQLLLNKIEQLEKENKRVSGKDNLVVCWELLLRIDSMVLGGMVSTEEASKLRRMVIDSKVSLVDVFSGLLQQRDAELLTELRHFSEGSKRKGYHVIHICTEMEPLISVGPLAPYITGLSRALQRKGHLVEVILPKYASLDLDEVQGLREIEADSYSFFNGQLHGNRIWTGVVRGIGVTFIQPLYFSSFFNRDGIYEHPDDFERFTYFSRASLDYIAKSGKQPDVLHLHNWETAIVGPLFWDIFAKQGLGNTRILLTCQGFDSQCLDEPDKLALCGLDPGRLHRPDRFQDTTKTHLVNILKVGCIISEVSGFDLEKLKAVVRNATREGAQFVFLGNGSVSTTYRALRSFQEAVEDSNVKFFYNYDEALSHLVFAGSDIILCHSFHDPLLQVPLKALRYGAAPVSEASGDNHLRYSSDHDHEITRFSQFMRSTFGVMSLSQALDEMKNNPSTWKTKILNAMKKDFSWDSECYETHVSAYTAVKSL